In Spirosoma aureum, a single genomic region encodes these proteins:
- a CDS encoding 3-hydroxyacyl-CoA dehydrogenase family protein, which produces MNPEKIPVGVVGLGLMGCSITTCLLLSGHPVVAVAPLSVDMETAETRIREHLAKAFQEGMLTKSPDSYLQQLLITEDYNLLKNSRVVMECTLENIAIKKSVYDRIEAVVAEDALITSNTSAIPISILQREVQLPARFVGLHWSEPSHTTRFLEIICGDLSDIAAAEWLYELSHLWGKEPTLVRKDIRGFITNRLMYAMYREAFNLVENGYATVEDVDRACRNNAGYWMTLVGVFRWMDLTGVPAYHTVMKDLFPTLSNQTEVPKLIDDIVKAGGKGVLNAQGFYDYTPEEAKLWKETYEEFSYDIRRLALKYPADVVKKKLATDEEAAG; this is translated from the coding sequence ATGAATCCAGAAAAAATACCCGTGGGCGTAGTCGGTTTGGGGCTAATGGGATGCAGCATCACAACCTGCCTCCTGCTATCGGGGCATCCGGTAGTGGCCGTTGCTCCACTATCGGTCGATATGGAAACCGCCGAAACCCGGATTCGGGAGCACTTGGCAAAAGCGTTTCAGGAAGGTATGCTCACCAAAAGCCCGGATTCTTACCTTCAGCAACTCCTGATTACGGAAGATTACAACTTGCTGAAAAACAGCAGGGTTGTCATGGAATGCACGTTAGAAAACATCGCGATTAAAAAATCGGTCTATGATCGAATTGAAGCCGTTGTTGCCGAGGACGCACTGATTACCAGCAATACCTCTGCCATTCCGATCAGTATTCTCCAGCGCGAAGTTCAGTTGCCCGCGCGGTTTGTGGGATTGCACTGGTCCGAACCATCGCATACAACCCGCTTTCTGGAAATCATTTGTGGAGACCTGAGCGATATAGCTGCCGCTGAGTGGCTCTACGAACTATCGCATCTGTGGGGGAAAGAACCGACATTAGTCCGTAAAGATATTCGAGGGTTTATAACCAACCGCCTGATGTATGCTATGTATCGGGAAGCCTTTAATCTGGTCGAAAACGGTTATGCGACAGTCGAGGACGTTGATCGGGCCTGTCGGAACAATGCAGGCTACTGGATGACACTGGTGGGCGTTTTTCGGTGGATGGACTTAACGGGAGTGCCTGCCTATCATACCGTTATGAAGGATTTATTCCCGACCCTGAGCAATCAAACGGAAGTTCCCAAATTGATCGACGATATTGTGAAAGCAGGCGGTAAAGGGGTTTTGAACGCACAGGGATTTTATGACTACACCCCCGAAGAAGCTAAACTCTGGAAGGAAACGTATGAAGAGTTCAGCTACGACATTCGTCGGCTAGCCCTGAAATACCCGGCTGACGTTGTAAAAAAGAAGCTAGCTACCGATGAAGAAGCTGCAGGTTAA
- a CDS encoding DUF4287 domain-containing protein has translation MSFQAYIDNIRAKTGKGPDDFKQLAEAKGLLKTGTKAGAIVAWLKEDFDLGHGHSMAIYKVFKDSGLL, from the coding sequence ATGTCTTTTCAAGCATATATCGACAACATCAGAGCTAAGACCGGCAAAGGGCCGGACGATTTCAAACAACTGGCCGAAGCAAAAGGCTTACTGAAAACTGGCACAAAAGCAGGGGCCATTGTAGCCTGGCTCAAAGAAGACTTTGACCTGGGGCACGGACATTCAATGGCTATCTATAAAGTATTTAAGGACTCAGGTCTGCTCTAG
- a CDS encoding MBL fold metallo-hydrolase — MYNIQITRAFTNKTLAGRHVEVTNGIYLNLVLWEFYELIVVIFINSPGMSSSRREFIRKSFLLTGTVGLTGSSGLNDNNSISQSGDRLVLLGTQGGPFIRSYKQTPSANLIVYKNILFVIDTGYGVTFKLLEAGIKLSSLKYIFITHHHSDHNLELGPLLYNAWLSGLAEPIHVYAPAGLKSLLSAYWESNRFDIDTRIKDEGRPDIRLLVVSHEYSEGTLVSNSDFDVKSLRNRHPPIEESYALKFKLGEKVVVFSGDTTYFPALATFASGADYLIHEVMYGPAVDEMVKRRPNATKLKASILSHHTLAEDVGKIAKAANAKNLILNHFVPPDDKSLTDEVWTKAVGSTFSGTIIVGKDLLQFAL, encoded by the coding sequence TTGTACAACATACAGATTACCAGAGCATTTACAAATAAAACTCTTGCAGGTAGGCATGTAGAGGTTACCAATGGAATTTATCTTAATCTGGTTCTTTGGGAATTCTATGAATTAATAGTAGTCATTTTCATTAATTCACCAGGTATGTCAAGTAGCCGTAGAGAATTCATTCGAAAATCATTTTTACTTACTGGCACAGTAGGACTAACTGGATCATCGGGTTTAAATGACAACAATTCCATTAGCCAGAGCGGTGACCGGTTAGTTCTTTTAGGGACTCAGGGCGGCCCCTTCATTCGTTCCTACAAACAGACCCCTTCGGCTAATCTTATCGTTTATAAAAATATACTCTTCGTTATTGATACGGGTTATGGCGTGACATTCAAGCTATTAGAAGCGGGTATCAAGCTATCATCCCTGAAATATATTTTTATTACCCATCACCACTCCGACCATAACCTCGAACTCGGCCCACTATTGTATAATGCGTGGCTATCTGGCTTGGCAGAGCCAATTCATGTATATGCACCGGCTGGGCTAAAATCACTTCTAAGCGCTTATTGGGAATCGAATCGTTTTGATATTGACACACGTATTAAAGACGAAGGTCGGCCTGATATACGACTCCTTGTCGTAAGCCACGAATATTCGGAAGGAACACTCGTATCAAATTCAGATTTTGACGTTAAATCGCTGAGAAATCGCCATCCACCCATTGAAGAGAGCTATGCCTTAAAATTTAAACTTGGGGAAAAGGTTGTCGTTTTTTCAGGGGATACGACTTATTTTCCCGCTCTTGCCACATTTGCGTCGGGTGCCGACTATCTTATTCATGAAGTTATGTATGGCCCAGCGGTTGATGAGATGGTGAAAAGGCGTCCAAATGCAACTAAATTAAAAGCAAGTATACTGTCGCATCACACTTTAGCCGAAGACGTAGGAAAGATTGCGAAAGCCGCCAATGCCAAAAATCTCATTTTAAATCATTTTGTGCCTCCTGATGACAAGAGCCTGACCGACGAGGTATGGACAAAGGCTGTAGGCAGTACGTTTTCAGGAACTATTATAGTTGGAAAGGATTTGCTTCAATTTGCCTTATAA
- a CDS encoding pyridoxamine 5'-phosphate oxidase family protein encodes MDSINQQQPEENHKDLTGIEAGKKIKELVGKSSTCYFCTKITTGEPLKTRPMSVQKVDDEGNFWFLSASDSHKNADIQADSQVHLLFQGSDYSDFLSVYGAASLSKDKVLIKELWEPILKTWFTEGIDDPRITVIKVESQEGYYWDNKHGNAVAFVKMAAGALMGKTLDDSIEGKLTV; translated from the coding sequence ATGGACAGTATCAATCAACAGCAACCCGAAGAAAATCACAAAGATCTGACGGGTATTGAAGCCGGGAAAAAAATCAAAGAACTCGTTGGTAAAAGCAGTACGTGTTATTTCTGCACAAAGATTACGACCGGAGAGCCGTTGAAAACAAGGCCCATGTCGGTACAGAAGGTAGACGACGAAGGTAACTTCTGGTTTTTAAGTGCCAGCGATAGCCACAAAAATGCGGATATACAGGCCGATAGTCAGGTCCATCTCTTATTTCAGGGCTCTGATTATTCCGATTTTTTAAGCGTATACGGGGCCGCATCGCTATCTAAAGACAAAGTGCTCATCAAAGAACTTTGGGAGCCAATCCTTAAAACGTGGTTTACCGAAGGTATTGATGATCCGCGTATTACGGTGATAAAAGTAGAATCTCAGGAGGGCTATTACTGGGACAATAAACACGGTAATGCCGTGGCGTTTGTAAAGATGGCCGCCGGTGCTCTCATGGGCAAAACCTTAGATGATTCCATCGAGGGTAAGCTAACCGTATAA
- a CDS encoding helix-turn-helix domain-containing protein has protein sequence MDAIFDYRLPSPALRDYVRTLQIVGCSFPSSMAVLPVKSYWPRAENTLAFYPKDPEKHEYGFNGNVLGKPCSTLNGQYSIVTNRHVGRDFMVFQVQFQPGALFQLTGIPINELTNTFLDAEAVFSTEISRVNERLSYTKHYTEMIPIVENFLLYLINRAKARHIRPIDKVSRFLLQHQSVVSLDWLADQACLSQRQFYRQFVEREGVSPKLYTRIARFENAMKLKNARPSLDWLSVAVELGYYDYQHLVRDFKEFTQLTPNAFLDADTKSPERVFGVTET, from the coding sequence ATGGACGCCATTTTCGACTACCGACTCCCCAGTCCTGCCCTTCGCGACTACGTGAGGACATTACAGATTGTGGGCTGTTCATTCCCGTCATCGATGGCAGTTTTGCCCGTTAAATCCTACTGGCCTCGGGCTGAAAACACGCTGGCATTTTATCCGAAAGATCCCGAAAAGCATGAATACGGTTTTAACGGAAACGTGCTTGGAAAGCCATGTTCCACACTCAATGGTCAATATTCGATTGTGACTAACCGACACGTTGGGCGCGATTTCATGGTTTTTCAGGTTCAGTTTCAGCCGGGTGCCTTATTTCAGCTAACAGGTATTCCGATCAACGAACTCACCAATACGTTTTTGGATGCTGAAGCTGTATTCTCTACCGAAATTAGTCGGGTAAATGAACGGTTGAGCTATACGAAGCATTATACCGAGATGATTCCGATTGTTGAAAATTTTCTGCTTTACCTGATCAATAGGGCAAAGGCAAGACATATACGCCCGATTGACAAAGTGAGTCGGTTTCTGCTGCAACATCAGTCGGTCGTTTCGCTGGATTGGCTGGCCGATCAGGCGTGTTTATCGCAACGGCAATTTTATCGGCAATTTGTAGAACGAGAAGGAGTTAGCCCCAAATTGTACACCCGTATTGCCCGTTTCGAGAACGCCATGAAACTAAAAAACGCACGGCCTTCTCTCGACTGGCTGAGCGTGGCCGTTGAGTTGGGATATTACGATTATCAGCATCTGGTTCGGGACTTTAAAGAATTTACCCAGCTGACGCCCAATGCTTTTTTAGACGCCGATACCAAATCGCCGGAACGGGTATTTGGCGTTACAGAGACCTAG
- a CDS encoding cupin domain-containing protein produces the protein MQRRKFLTHAMTAASTVAASTVAASSLSASALAAPPELGTITDTPKPFVVKTGDARFGVHTPYRGINVNDVKISGKDTNGQLAVFEYIGKEKIGPVLHVHHDQDELFSIIEGEYLFQVGDEKFTVKAGDTVFAPRGIPHTWIQLSDHGKQIYMVQPAGQLEDFFLKFTELKGPPTEELIQKIHQSHGMAVVGPPLALK, from the coding sequence ATGCAACGTAGGAAGTTTTTAACCCATGCCATGACGGCCGCATCCACGGTGGCCGCATCCACGGTGGCCGCATCCTCTTTGTCGGCTTCGGCCCTGGCTGCTCCGCCTGAATTGGGCACCATCACTGATACTCCGAAGCCTTTCGTGGTGAAAACAGGCGATGCCCGCTTTGGAGTACATACGCCTTATCGAGGCATAAATGTCAACGATGTGAAAATATCAGGTAAAGATACAAACGGTCAATTGGCTGTTTTTGAGTACATTGGTAAAGAAAAGATTGGGCCTGTACTGCACGTCCATCATGACCAGGATGAACTATTTTCCATTATCGAAGGAGAGTACCTCTTTCAGGTTGGTGATGAGAAATTTACGGTAAAAGCGGGTGATACTGTATTTGCTCCACGCGGCATACCGCACACCTGGATTCAATTGTCAGATCATGGCAAGCAGATCTATATGGTACAACCTGCGGGTCAGTTGGAAGATTTTTTTCTGAAATTCACCGAATTAAAAGGACCACCTACAGAGGAATTGATTCAGAAAATACATCAGTCGCATGGAATGGCCGTTGTGGGTCCACCGCTGGCGTTGAAATAA